A genomic segment from Leptolyngbya boryana PCC 6306 encodes:
- a CDS encoding DUF2721 domain-containing protein, with protein sequence MSIDDTTQLIQLILNSVLMLLACAFVLGGLLLRRSVIENRLQITNIEYFQILDRFEQSNRLAMLQKQLRHLQQRVKTANNGILVMYYALTLFVASTLLLSIRTVISAEWLITSSMAVFVAGVGVLLFSVAIVLLDLHQSDRPFWQEMRDILSTDLPKKRRVKKIRVARSIRRVAVR encoded by the coding sequence ATGAGTATTGACGACACAACCCAACTGATTCAGCTAATTCTCAATTCGGTGCTAATGCTGCTTGCCTGTGCATTTGTACTGGGTGGTCTACTTCTACGACGCAGTGTGATCGAAAATCGCCTGCAAATTACGAATATCGAATATTTTCAAATTCTCGATCGGTTTGAGCAATCCAATCGCCTCGCCATGCTGCAAAAGCAACTGCGCCATCTCCAGCAGCGAGTCAAGACCGCAAACAATGGCATTTTAGTGATGTACTACGCACTGACGCTATTTGTTGCGAGTACGCTGCTGTTGTCGATCCGAACGGTGATTAGTGCCGAATGGTTAATCACTTCTTCAATGGCAGTGTTCGTGGCTGGGGTTGGAGTTTTGCTGTTTAGCGTTGCGATCGTCTTGCTCGATTTGCATCAATCGGATCGTCCGTTCTGGCAAGAAATGCGAGATATTCTCTCGACAGATTTGCCCAAAAAACGTCGAGTTAAGAAAATTCGCGTTGCCCGATCGATCCGTCGCGTTGCAGTTCGTTAA
- a CDS encoding DNA polymerase III subunit alpha — protein sequence MSFVGLHIHSDYSLLDGAGQLDKLVDRAVELEMPAIALTDHGVMYGAIELIKTCQGKNVKPIIGNEMYVINGDITKQERRPKYHQVVLAKNTQGYKNLVKLTTISHLKGVQGKGIFSRPCINKDLLAEYHEGLIVTSACLGGEVPQAILQGKPEIARRIATWYKELFGDDYYLEIQDHGLLEERIVNPEIVQIAKELDIKLVATNDSHYVSCYDVEAHDALLCIQTGKLISEDKRLRYTGTEYLKSADEMRSLFRDHLPQDIIETAIANTVEVADKVEEYKLLGGEARIPNYPIPEGYTADTYIEKITWESLVQRQKLNSREEISQEYQDRLVYELNMLKQMGFSTYFLVVWDYIKYARDNKIPVGPGRGSAAGSLVAYALGITNIDPVHHGLLFERFLNPERKSMPDVDTDFCIERRGEVIQYVTEKYGTERVAQIITYNRMNSKAILRDVARVLNIPLSEADRMAKQIPVFRGKSTKLKKMVSPEETPSKEFSQKYQQDQVIPNTNPPITYRRWLDMAIRIEGTNKATGVHAAGVVIAADPLDEIVPLEMTKDGGVVTQYAMEDIEQLGLLKMDFLGLKNLTMIEKTIDLIEQSRNIKLDLDTLPLDDPEVYKLLARGELEGIFQLESSGMRQIVRELKPDGIDDISSVLALYRPGPLDAKLIPKFINRKHGREKIDYAHEILTPILKETYGIMVFQEQIMKIAQDMAGYSLGQADLLRRAMGKKKKSEMEKHQAMFVKGAQERGVSAKVAEELFEQMVLFAEYCFNKSHSMAYGYVTFQTAYLKANYPVEYMAAILTINSGEQDKVQRYIATCLSLGIKVLPPDINRSGIDFTPIGDAILFGLSAVRNVGMGAIEAILEARNQDGKFKSLADLCDRVDSRAINKRALEALIHCGALDSINPNRHQLASDLELVMDWAQSRARDRASGQGSLFDLLGATTQQGSFETAPKAPTVEDYPSQEKLRLEKEVLGFYISDHPLKQLQDAAKVLAPISLGNIQTCREGSTVSAIIMITAVKRVTTKKGDAMAVIQIEDLTGRSEAVVFPKAFERIGSLIEPDARLMVWGKIDKRDEDQYQFIVDDAEPIQDVRMVMVELDAKVADDAMERHRLKTVLQQQGDRDKAKIPVIAIVGTPVKNQIVRFGSQFRVQDEAATVDALEKAGFRAHVSSLV from the coding sequence ATGTCTTTCGTCGGTCTGCACATTCACAGCGATTACAGTTTGCTCGATGGAGCTGGACAATTAGACAAACTGGTCGATCGAGCCGTTGAACTCGAAATGCCTGCGATCGCATTAACCGATCACGGGGTGATGTATGGCGCGATCGAACTCATTAAAACCTGCCAAGGTAAAAATGTTAAGCCAATCATTGGCAATGAGATGTATGTCATCAACGGCGACATTACGAAGCAAGAACGCCGCCCCAAATATCATCAAGTTGTCCTTGCTAAAAATACTCAAGGCTATAAGAACTTAGTTAAACTCACCACGATTTCGCACCTCAAAGGCGTTCAAGGAAAAGGCATCTTCTCGCGTCCTTGCATCAACAAAGATCTGCTTGCCGAATATCACGAAGGTTTGATTGTGACGAGTGCTTGCTTGGGTGGCGAAGTTCCGCAAGCGATTCTACAAGGGAAGCCTGAAATTGCTCGGCGGATTGCGACTTGGTACAAAGAGCTATTCGGAGACGATTACTATCTCGAAATTCAAGATCACGGGTTACTAGAAGAACGAATTGTTAACCCTGAGATTGTCCAAATTGCAAAAGAGCTAGACATCAAACTCGTTGCAACGAATGATTCTCACTATGTGTCTTGCTATGACGTGGAAGCTCACGATGCATTGTTATGTATCCAAACCGGAAAGCTAATTTCCGAAGATAAACGACTGAGATATACCGGAACTGAGTATTTAAAATCAGCGGATGAAATGCGATCGCTCTTTCGCGACCATTTGCCGCAAGACATCATTGAAACAGCGATCGCCAATACCGTAGAAGTTGCAGACAAAGTTGAAGAATACAAACTGCTCGGCGGCGAAGCGCGAATTCCGAATTACCCGATTCCAGAAGGCTACACAGCCGACACATACATTGAAAAAATTACTTGGGAGTCTTTAGTTCAGCGGCAAAAGCTCAACTCACGCGAAGAAATCAGTCAAGAGTATCAAGACCGCCTCGTCTACGAGCTGAACATGCTGAAGCAGATGGGCTTCTCCACTTACTTTTTAGTCGTTTGGGACTACATCAAATACGCGAGAGACAATAAGATTCCAGTCGGGCCGGGTCGAGGTTCCGCAGCAGGTTCACTCGTCGCTTATGCATTGGGAATTACCAACATTGACCCCGTTCATCACGGTCTACTCTTCGAGCGATTCCTGAATCCAGAACGGAAATCGATGCCAGACGTAGATACAGATTTCTGTATTGAGCGGCGGGGTGAAGTGATTCAATACGTCACCGAAAAATACGGCACAGAACGGGTTGCACAGATCATCACGTACAACCGCATGAACTCAAAAGCCATTTTGCGAGATGTTGCCCGCGTGTTGAACATTCCGCTGAGCGAAGCCGATCGCATGGCAAAGCAAATCCCCGTTTTTCGTGGAAAATCCACAAAGCTCAAAAAGATGGTTTCTCCCGAAGAAACCCCCTCGAAAGAATTCAGTCAAAAGTACCAACAAGATCAAGTCATTCCTAACACCAATCCACCGATCACTTATCGGCGTTGGTTAGATATGGCAATCCGCATCGAAGGGACAAACAAAGCAACCGGAGTTCATGCCGCAGGGGTCGTGATTGCGGCTGATCCATTAGATGAAATTGTGCCCTTAGAAATGACGAAAGATGGCGGTGTTGTGACCCAATACGCCATGGAAGACATTGAACAACTGGGTTTGTTAAAAATGGACTTCCTGGGGTTAAAGAACCTCACGATGATCGAAAAAACGATCGACTTAATCGAACAAAGCCGCAACATCAAACTCGATCTCGACACCTTGCCGCTCGACGATCCAGAAGTCTACAAGCTCCTCGCAAGAGGTGAACTCGAAGGGATCTTCCAGCTTGAATCGTCTGGTATGCGCCAAATCGTGCGTGAACTCAAACCGGACGGAATTGATGATATTTCTTCTGTACTCGCGCTCTATCGTCCGGGGCCACTGGATGCAAAGCTCATTCCCAAATTCATCAACCGCAAACACGGGCGCGAGAAAATCGACTATGCCCACGAAATTCTCACCCCAATCCTGAAAGAAACTTACGGCATTATGGTCTTCCAAGAGCAGATCATGAAAATTGCTCAAGACATGGCGGGGTATTCGCTCGGTCAGGCAGATCTGCTGCGTCGAGCGATGGGGAAAAAGAAAAAATCTGAGATGGAAAAGCACCAAGCCATGTTTGTCAAAGGTGCACAAGAGCGCGGTGTATCTGCCAAAGTTGCCGAAGAACTATTCGAGCAAATGGTGTTGTTCGCCGAATATTGCTTTAATAAATCTCACTCAATGGCATATGGATATGTCACCTTCCAAACGGCTTATCTCAAAGCGAACTATCCTGTTGAGTACATGGCAGCGATCCTGACAATCAACAGTGGAGAGCAAGATAAAGTTCAGCGCTACATTGCGACTTGTCTAAGTTTGGGTATCAAAGTTCTTCCGCCTGATATCAATCGATCGGGTATCGACTTTACCCCGATCGGGGATGCGATTCTCTTTGGACTTTCTGCCGTGCGCAACGTCGGTATGGGCGCGATCGAAGCAATTCTCGAAGCCCGCAACCAAGATGGCAAGTTCAAATCATTAGCCGATTTATGCGATCGCGTTGATTCTCGTGCAATCAACAAACGCGCCTTAGAAGCCTTAATCCACTGCGGCGCACTCGATTCAATCAATCCCAATCGCCATCAACTCGCAAGCGATCTGGAACTCGTGATGGATTGGGCACAGTCGAGAGCACGCGATCGCGCCAGCGGACAAGGCAGCCTCTTCGATCTCTTAGGTGCAACCACTCAGCAAGGCAGCTTTGAAACGGCTCCAAAAGCTCCAACAGTTGAAGACTACCCCTCTCAAGAAAAGCTCCGACTCGAAAAAGAAGTCCTCGGCTTCTACATCTCCGATCATCCGCTCAAACAATTGCAAGACGCAGCAAAAGTCCTCGCCCCAATCAGTCTCGGCAACATTCAAACCTGTCGAGAAGGTTCAACGGTCAGCGCCATCATTATGATCACGGCTGTCAAACGAGTCACTACCAAAAAAGGTGATGCAATGGCAGTGATTCAAATCGAAGACCTCACAGGTCGATCGGAAGCGGTTGTCTTCCCGAAAGCTTTTGAGCGAATTGGTAGCTTGATCGAACCCGATGCACGCTTAATGGTTTGGGGCAAAATCGACAAGCGCGACGAAGATCAATATCAATTCATTGTTGACGATGCAGAGCCGATTCAAGATGTTCGCATGGTGATGGTCGAACTCGATGCAAAAGTTGCAGACGATGCAATGGAACGTCATCGCTTAAAGACTGTTTTGCAGCAGCAAGGCGATCGAGACAAAGCCAAAATTCCAGTGATTGCGATCGTAGGTACACCTGTAAAAAATCAAATCGTCCGTTTCGGCTCCCAATTCCGCGTCCAAGATGAAGCTGCAACCGTCGATGCTTTAGAAAAAGCAGGCTTCAGAGCGCATGTTTCCTCATTAGTTTAG
- a CDS encoding Uma2 family endonuclease, with amino-acid sequence MSQTTNNFRWTIRDIEALPDNEWIRYEIIDGELFVTRSPHHKHQQVTGRIFAVLDQWSVETGLGQASIMPGLIFSDSDNVSPDVTWTSQQRYTQIVDDAGHYQGAPELVVEVLSPGRVNEDRDRSAKLKLYSTQGVLEYWIVDRISQRLEIYRRNNAQLTLVATLVVGDQLTSPLLPEFHCDIARFFL; translated from the coding sequence ATGAGTCAGACGACAAACAATTTTCGTTGGACGATTCGCGATATTGAAGCTTTGCCTGACAACGAGTGGATTCGCTATGAAATCATTGATGGAGAATTGTTTGTGACGAGATCTCCTCACCATAAACACCAGCAAGTAACCGGACGCATTTTTGCTGTTCTCGATCAATGGTCAGTTGAAACTGGACTTGGACAAGCTTCAATCATGCCAGGGCTGATCTTTTCAGATTCCGACAATGTTTCTCCAGATGTCACCTGGACAAGTCAGCAACGATATACTCAAATCGTTGACGACGCTGGGCATTACCAAGGCGCACCAGAGTTAGTTGTCGAAGTCTTATCTCCTGGGAGAGTGAATGAAGATCGCGATCGCTCTGCCAAACTCAAGCTTTATTCGACTCAAGGCGTTCTGGAATATTGGATTGTCGATCGCATCTCTCAACGCTTAGAAATCTATCGCCGCAACAATGCCCAACTCACTTTGGTTGCCACATTAGTTGTGGGTGATCAACTCACATCCCCTCTCCTGCCTGAGTTTCACTGCGATATTGCCCGTTTTTTTCTATAA
- the rph gene encoding ribonuclease PH — MSWQRPDGRQSDQLRPTRFDRRFTKFSAGSVLTHCGDTQVLCTVSIKPKVPRFLEGKGQGWLTAEYRMLPGATPDRQDREFLKLSGRTQEIQRLIGRSLRSVLDMQALGERTLTIDADVLQADAGTRTASITGAFVALHDAIATLIQCGELDQSPIRHQVAAVSVGLLEGEAFLDLNYPEDVSADVDCNVVMNDALEIIEIQGTAEQGSFTRQQLDQIVNLAEKGIKELLQLQREALEFNKIC, encoded by the coding sequence ATGTCCTGGCAGCGTCCAGATGGTCGGCAATCCGATCAACTCCGTCCCACCCGATTCGATCGCCGATTCACCAAATTTTCGGCAGGCTCCGTTCTCACCCACTGTGGCGACACCCAAGTTCTCTGCACCGTCAGCATCAAACCTAAAGTCCCCCGCTTCCTCGAAGGCAAAGGACAAGGCTGGCTCACCGCAGAATATCGCATGTTACCTGGAGCCACCCCCGATCGCCAAGATCGCGAATTTCTCAAACTCTCTGGTCGCACCCAAGAAATTCAACGCCTGATCGGACGCAGTTTGCGCTCGGTTCTCGACATGCAAGCCTTAGGAGAACGCACCCTGACGATCGATGCCGATGTCCTACAAGCCGATGCTGGAACTCGCACTGCTTCTATTACAGGCGCATTTGTCGCACTGCATGACGCAATTGCCACATTAATCCAATGCGGAGAACTCGACCAGTCTCCCATTCGCCATCAAGTCGCAGCCGTTTCCGTCGGCTTACTCGAAGGCGAAGCCTTTCTTGACCTCAACTATCCGGAGGACGTAAGCGCAGATGTGGATTGTAATGTGGTGATGAATGATGCGCTGGAAATCATCGAAATTCAAGGAACCGCAGAGCAAGGCAGTTTCACCCGACAACAATTGGATCAGATTGTTAACCTTGCCGAGAAGGGGATCAAAGAACTGCTACAATTGCAGCGCGAAGCACTTGAATTCAATAAGATTTGTTGA
- a CDS encoding ATP-binding protein: protein MFQQDHLSVSSNLTVLNHVQKWFERFWFQHDPHFPRRENQLHRLNLALAEGFTNAVRHAHSGLSNETQIDIQVALHDDRMEIEIWDWGQPFDPNNIREPQPGTLQEGGYGWFLLRRLADEVSYNRQGQRNCLKIVKYTPETRPSETRAAQVSKLY, encoded by the coding sequence ATGTTTCAGCAAGATCATCTGTCGGTTAGTAGTAACCTTACAGTGTTGAACCACGTCCAGAAATGGTTCGAGAGATTCTGGTTTCAACACGATCCTCACTTTCCACGACGGGAAAATCAGCTTCACCGTCTCAATCTCGCTCTTGCAGAAGGCTTTACCAACGCCGTTCGGCACGCTCATTCCGGTTTATCCAACGAAACCCAAATTGATATTCAGGTTGCGCTGCATGACGATCGCATGGAGATTGAAATCTGGGACTGGGGACAACCTTTTGATCCCAATAATATCCGTGAACCCCAGCCTGGAACTCTTCAAGAAGGAGGATACGGCTGGTTTTTATTACGCCGACTCGCCGATGAAGTCAGCTACAATCGCCAAGGTCAGCGCAACTGCCTAAAAATTGTCAAATATACACCCGAAACCCGTCCTTCAGAAACTCGAGCCGCGCAAGTGTCCAAACTCTATTGA
- the ftsH gene encoding ATP-dependent zinc metalloprotease FtsH yields the protein MIKGSRQFALSLRLTKAKSKAAKSAIVGWMLLQSVLMSVPAMAQARESLSYTGLLKKIDAGEVERVEIDETQNVARVRLQGKKQSEPDIEVQLLERNPELIDRLRKNKVTFESKPTTDNSILVGLIANLLLFMLLIAGLLLILRRSSNSPGGPGQAMNFGKSRARFQMEAKTGVMFDDVAGIEEAKEELQEVVTFLKKPERFTAVGARIPKGVLLVGSPGTGKTLLAKAIAGEAGVPFFSISGSEFVEMFVGVGASRVRDLFKKAKENAPCIVFIDEIDAVGRQRGAGIGGGNDEREQTLNQLLTEMDGFEGNAGIIIIAATNRPDVLDSALLRPGRFDRQISVDLPDRKGRLKILEVHARNKKLADEVDLEKIARQTPGFSGAELANLLNEAAILTARRRKDAVTMLEIDDAIDRVSIGLSKNPLLDSNRKRMTAYHEIGHALLTTILENADPLNKVTIIPRAGGIEGFSQTIPNEETIDSGLYTRAWMLDRIKVILGGRAVEAEVYGEDAIDTGAASDIGKVTQIARQMVTIFGMSDLGSVAFESMGDEVFLGRNLMPRSEYSEELASQIDTKVREIAKFCYAEARRLVSENRPLVDRLVDVLLEQETIEGDQFRKIVEEYRQSIPTANVSS from the coding sequence ATGATCAAAGGTTCTCGTCAATTCGCGCTCTCACTCCGTCTGACAAAAGCCAAATCGAAAGCGGCTAAATCCGCGATCGTCGGCTGGATGCTCCTGCAAAGTGTCCTGATGAGTGTCCCCGCAATGGCTCAAGCCCGCGAATCTCTCAGCTACACTGGATTGCTAAAAAAAATCGATGCCGGAGAAGTCGAGCGGGTCGAAATCGACGAAACGCAGAATGTTGCAAGAGTTCGGCTTCAAGGCAAGAAGCAGAGTGAACCCGATATCGAAGTGCAATTGCTAGAGCGAAATCCAGAACTGATCGATCGTCTCCGCAAAAACAAAGTTACGTTTGAATCGAAACCCACCACAGACAATAGTATTTTGGTGGGTTTGATTGCGAACCTGCTGCTATTTATGCTGCTCATTGCTGGGTTGCTGCTAATTTTACGACGATCGAGCAACTCACCCGGCGGTCCCGGACAAGCCATGAATTTTGGTAAGTCTCGTGCCAGGTTCCAGATGGAAGCCAAAACTGGTGTGATGTTCGATGATGTGGCGGGCATTGAAGAAGCCAAAGAAGAACTTCAAGAAGTCGTGACATTTCTGAAGAAGCCAGAACGCTTTACCGCAGTAGGCGCACGAATTCCCAAAGGCGTTCTCCTAGTGGGATCACCTGGAACTGGCAAAACCTTACTGGCAAAAGCGATCGCAGGAGAAGCCGGAGTGCCATTCTTCTCGATCTCGGGTTCAGAATTCGTCGAAATGTTTGTCGGTGTCGGCGCTTCCCGGGTTCGTGACCTGTTCAAAAAAGCAAAAGAGAATGCTCCTTGCATCGTCTTTATCGATGAAATTGATGCAGTTGGACGACAACGCGGAGCTGGAATTGGCGGCGGCAATGATGAGCGCGAGCAAACCTTGAATCAGTTGCTGACTGAAATGGACGGGTTTGAAGGCAACGCAGGTATCATTATTATTGCGGCAACAAACCGTCCAGATGTTTTGGATTCTGCATTACTTCGTCCGGGACGATTCGATCGACAAATTAGCGTCGATTTACCTGATCGTAAAGGTCGCCTGAAAATTCTTGAAGTTCACGCCCGCAATAAGAAATTAGCCGACGAAGTGGATCTCGAAAAAATTGCTCGGCAAACGCCTGGATTCTCCGGCGCAGAATTGGCGAACCTGTTGAATGAGGCTGCGATTCTCACGGCACGTCGGCGCAAAGACGCGGTGACGATGCTAGAGATTGACGACGCGATCGACCGAGTGTCGATTGGGCTGTCCAAAAATCCCTTACTCGACTCGAACCGCAAGCGCATGACGGCATATCACGAAATCGGTCATGCCCTGCTGACCACGATTTTAGAGAATGCTGACCCCTTGAACAAAGTCACGATCATTCCACGCGCAGGCGGAATTGAAGGGTTCTCTCAAACTATTCCAAACGAAGAAACGATCGATAGTGGGCTTTACACCCGTGCCTGGATGCTCGATCGCATTAAGGTAATCTTAGGCGGTCGCGCCGTTGAAGCAGAAGTATATGGCGAAGATGCGATCGATACGGGAGCCGCAAGCGATATCGGCAAAGTCACACAAATTGCCCGCCAAATGGTGACAATTTTCGGAATGTCTGATCTCGGTTCAGTTGCCTTTGAAAGCATGGGCGATGAAGTGTTCTTAGGACGGAATTTGATGCCTCGATCAGAATACTCCGAAGAATTGGCAAGCCAAATTGATACCAAAGTCCGTGAAATCGCGAAGTTCTGCTATGCGGAAGCGCGGCGCTTAGTGAGTGAAAATCGTCCTTTAGTCGATCGCTTAGTCGATGTCTTGTTAGAGCAAGAAACGATCGAAGGCGACCAATTCCGCAAGATTGTTGAAGAATACCGCCAATCTATCCCCACCGCGAACGTCAGCAGTTAG
- a CDS encoding LmeA family phospholipid-binding protein — MFGGFTGFKPPSNQTDFGEQMLNSVLSQSIRHLFTESENVDVSLKCFPSSKLLQGSIDSFKMSGRGLLIRREFWVEEMWFETDAVSIDFGSVLSGKIRLKQAAQAVAKVILTEAGINKAFQSELVKPRMENITESSLMDLSGGEPVAFSDVELKLLPENQIRILAKASLPNGIVPISLTATIGIERRRRILFQNPQFSAEGIPEAQRGVSELLTNAFAQILNNMVDLDRFNLDGVTMRLNRLDTEGDKLIFSGYAEVTHFPRQG, encoded by the coding sequence ATGTTTGGCGGATTTACTGGCTTTAAGCCCCCTTCCAATCAAACCGATTTTGGAGAGCAGATGCTCAATTCAGTGCTGAGTCAGTCCATTCGTCATCTATTTACAGAGAGCGAGAATGTGGATGTCTCGCTCAAATGTTTTCCATCGAGTAAGTTGCTGCAAGGGAGCATTGACAGCTTCAAAATGAGCGGTCGCGGGCTTTTGATCCGTCGCGAATTTTGGGTCGAGGAGATGTGGTTTGAAACAGATGCAGTTTCGATCGATTTTGGCTCGGTATTGTCTGGGAAAATTCGGTTGAAGCAGGCAGCGCAGGCTGTGGCGAAGGTAATATTGACTGAAGCTGGAATCAACAAAGCATTTCAATCCGAATTGGTGAAACCCCGGATGGAAAATATTACAGAGTCTTCTCTGATGGATTTATCGGGTGGGGAACCTGTTGCTTTTTCTGATGTTGAGCTGAAATTATTGCCGGAGAATCAGATTCGGATTTTAGCAAAGGCGAGTTTGCCGAATGGTATTGTGCCAATTTCTTTGACAGCGACGATTGGAATCGAACGTCGTCGTCGCATTTTGTTTCAAAATCCGCAATTTTCGGCAGAGGGAATTCCTGAAGCCCAGCGTGGAGTTTCAGAGTTGTTGACGAATGCGTTTGCTCAGATTTTGAACAATATGGTGGATCTCGATCGATTTAATTTGGATGGGGTAACGATGCGGTTGAATCGACTCGATACGGAGGGCGATAAGCTGATTTTTAGTGGATATGCGGAAGTGACGCATTTTCCACGGCAGGGGTAA
- a CDS encoding tetratricopeptide repeat protein encodes MTSISCDTTFNPSQGWLGRAIALSQNGWHEAAIACLDQANSNDPDTLHYRGYILGKLKRYEAAITNYETALQLNPADPKVWYNCGRALAKLKHYDRAIAYYDRAIELDPTHLKSWYQKGKALAYLGRYAEALRSLEKTVNLQPDYYKAWGYQAQILGKLGNYEDAINRVDQAIKFEPNDVQLWNFRAYGLWKLDLYPQALTSINTAIALTPDRFQPWCMRGMILGSMGEFKQARSSFDAALQIQPGEMSALFNQAIVLRKLGQLTTALSFIEQALSIDPQNFKLWVLRALIFWELKQPEEAIQSLDHALMLHLNHPKVWQYRGTILDSIHRHDEAIGSYIRALMIEPYDSQGWISLGSALQSAGRYEEAIASYDKALGIEPDDAEAFYHEACCYAMQNNSEWALEHLRRAIALAPGYREIAANDRVFARLQKDLRFQALLQSRSTTSVMTGSC; translated from the coding sequence ATGACAAGTATTAGCTGTGATACAACATTCAATCCGTCTCAAGGTTGGTTGGGACGTGCGATCGCGCTGAGCCAAAACGGCTGGCACGAAGCCGCGATCGCCTGCCTGGATCAGGCGAATTCAAACGATCCTGATACTCTACACTATCGCGGCTATATTCTGGGCAAATTGAAGCGCTACGAAGCTGCCATTACGAATTACGAGACTGCCCTGCAACTCAATCCAGCTGATCCGAAAGTCTGGTACAACTGCGGACGAGCACTGGCAAAACTGAAGCACTACGATCGAGCGATTGCTTATTATGATCGAGCGATTGAGCTTGATCCGACCCACCTCAAGTCCTGGTATCAAAAAGGCAAAGCCTTAGCGTATTTAGGTCGGTATGCAGAAGCACTCCGCAGCTTAGAGAAAACGGTCAATCTCCAGCCCGATTACTACAAGGCATGGGGCTACCAGGCGCAGATTCTCGGCAAATTGGGCAATTACGAAGATGCAATCAACCGCGTCGATCAAGCCATCAAATTCGAGCCGAACGATGTGCAGTTATGGAATTTCCGCGCCTATGGATTGTGGAAACTCGATCTTTACCCTCAAGCGCTCACCAGCATCAATACAGCGATCGCGTTGACTCCAGACCGTTTCCAGCCTTGGTGTATGCGGGGCATGATTCTTGGCTCAATGGGCGAATTCAAGCAAGCTCGATCGAGCTTTGACGCAGCCCTTCAGATTCAGCCGGGTGAAATGTCAGCTTTATTCAATCAAGCGATCGTGCTGCGCAAATTGGGACAATTGACAACCGCACTCAGCTTTATCGAGCAGGCGTTATCGATCGATCCGCAAAACTTCAAACTCTGGGTGCTCCGCGCTTTGATTTTCTGGGAACTCAAGCAACCCGAAGAAGCCATTCAAAGCCTCGACCATGCTTTGATGCTGCATCTGAATCATCCTAAGGTGTGGCAATATCGCGGCACGATTCTCGATAGCATTCACCGGCATGATGAAGCGATCGGCAGTTACATTCGCGCCCTGATGATCGAGCCTTACGATTCTCAAGGCTGGATCTCACTTGGCTCAGCCCTACAAAGTGCTGGACGATACGAAGAAGCCATCGCCAGCTATGACAAAGCGCTCGGCATTGAACCCGATGATGCAGAAGCTTTTTACCACGAAGCGTGCTGCTATGCGATGCAAAACAATTCAGAATGGGCACTAGAGCACTTAAGACGGGCGATTGCGCTCGCTCCAGGCTATCGAGAAATTGCCGCCAACGATCGCGTCTTTGCGAGACTGCAGAAAGATTTGAGATTTCAAGCCTTGCTGCAATCGCGTTCTACCACAAGCGTGATGACAGGCTCTTGCTGA
- a CDS encoding peptidoglycan recognition protein family protein, with amino-acid sequence MKRFFQAFAIAIIGLSGFLIAMQAGQASWLDGIQIRNSPLQLIAQRQPIADTTDLLSSACAVKPNPNKNKLRNLPAIRGTVPLTRFRQESPDADSTYRPREEVALAHPSNFGRRFTQDLFGRPVDNEPIVVLHETVGSGSSAINYFQTPHPRDDDQVSYHALIRENGNVVYLVPPERRAFGAGNSIFNGTKGDEAVKTNPVFPPSVNNFAYHISLVTPPDGRGNGSRHSGYTRAQYQSLAWLVAKTGVPNNRITTHRLVDRSRQRLDPRSFDTKLFAQLLESFPKTNDISMQCTIPAIAQEE; translated from the coding sequence ATGAAGAGGTTCTTTCAAGCATTTGCGATCGCGATTATTGGACTATCCGGTTTCTTAATTGCGATGCAAGCCGGTCAAGCATCCTGGCTAGACGGCATTCAAATCCGGAATTCGCCATTGCAATTGATCGCACAGCGTCAACCCATTGCCGATACAACTGACCTCTTATCCAGTGCTTGCGCAGTTAAACCAAACCCGAACAAAAATAAACTGAGAAATCTGCCTGCAATTCGAGGCACAGTCCCTTTGACTCGTTTCCGACAAGAGTCTCCAGACGCTGATTCTACTTATCGTCCCAGAGAAGAAGTTGCACTCGCCCATCCTTCTAACTTTGGACGACGATTCACCCAAGATTTATTCGGTCGCCCTGTAGACAATGAACCGATCGTGGTTCTGCACGAAACAGTGGGTTCAGGCAGTTCTGCGATTAATTATTTTCAAACCCCGCATCCGAGAGATGATGACCAAGTCAGCTATCACGCCCTGATTCGGGAAAATGGCAATGTTGTCTATTTAGTTCCGCCTGAGCGACGCGCTTTTGGGGCTGGCAACTCGATTTTCAACGGTACAAAAGGCGATGAAGCGGTTAAAACAAATCCGGTATTTCCCCCTTCAGTCAATAACTTCGCCTATCACATTTCGTTAGTCACACCACCTGATGGTCGGGGAAATGGATCACGCCATAGCGGATATACGCGTGCTCAGTATCAATCATTGGCATGGCTAGTTGCAAAAACAGGGGTTCCGAATAACCGGATTACGACGCATCGATTGGTGGATCGATCGCGCCAACGTCTCGACCCGCGCAGCTTTGACACTAAGTTATTTGCTCAACTCTTAGAGTCGTTCCCCAAAACAAACGATATTTCGATGCAATGTACGATCCCAGCGATCGCCCAAGAAGAATAA